CATAAATGTGTTCTATGGGACTCGCAGCCTCCCCACAACATCTGCGCGACTACACAACAATCCGACACCAAAGCAAAAACAACTTGTTGTAATCATATCATTTTTTTAAAATCATCCTGCCTCGGTGAATGACGTTTTTTGAGACTGGCACTTTTTCCCATACGAATACGGAAGGTTACGAATTGACAACATTTTTGAACTCAATCGAAAAAACCAGTGCCGAACCGTTGTAAAGAGGATTTCCCTGTTTCCATATCCTTTTCATCAATAGAAATTTATACTGGCAATTAATTGATCCCATCGATATCGAATCAACCTATCATTAACATCCTGTCCATAGGGAGGGTATCTATGTCCGACAACACGCATCATGCCATGTGGGAAAAACTGAATATGGATCTCGAAGCGCACGACGGCCTGCTCGAAGTGCTCGGCAAATTCTATGGAGATATCTACCTGTCCCAGGACAACAGGCTCAAGGGCGCTGAATATTTGGACTTCGTTCTGTCCGAGGTACACGGACTGCGCATCAAGGAAATCCAGGATGCCAAAGCCACGGGCCGCAAGGTGGTCGGTTCCTTCTGCGTATTCGTGCCCGAGGAAATCACCCTGGCCGCCGACGCCGTGCATGTGGGCTTGTGCGCCGGGGCCGAGGCGGGCAGCGAACTGGCCGAACAGTTGGTCCCGCGCAATACCTGTGCGCTGATCAAATCGTTCATCGGCTTCAAGATGGCCAAGCTGTGTCCATACATCGAATCCTCGGATATGATCGTGGGTGAGACCACCTGCGACGGCAAAAAGAAGGCCTACGAGGCTTTCAACGAGATCGCCCCCACCTATGTCATGGAAGTGCCGCAGACCAAGTCCGAGGCCGCCCACGCCCTGTGGAGGTCCGAGGTGATCCGCTACATGAAGGCCGTAGAGGAATTGACCGGCCGGACCATCACCGCTGAAAAGCTCAAGGAAGGGATCAGAATCGTCAACGAGAAACGGCGGGCCCTGCAACGGCTGACCAGGCTGCGCGCGGCCTCCCCGGCTCCCATATCCGGGCGCGACGCCCTGCTGATCAACCAGATCAGCTTCTATGACGACCCCATCAGGTTCACGGCCAAAATCAACGAACTGTGCGATGAATTGGAAGTGCGCATCGCGGCGGGCGACGGCGTAACCCCGTCGGACACCCCCCGGCTCCTGCTCTCGGGCTGTCCCATGGCCGTGCCCAACTGGAAGCTGCCCTACGTGGTGGAAAGCTCCGGCGCGGTCATCGTGGGCGAGGAATCGTGTATCGGCACCCGCAATTCACGGGATTTGGTTGATGAATCGGGCGACACGCTCGAAGCGATGATCGACGCCATCGCCGATCGCTACATGAAAATCGACTGCGCCTGCTTCACCCCCAACCAGGAGCGGCTCGACAACATCACCGCTCTGGCCAAGGACCTCAAGGCCGACGGCGTGATCCACTACAGCCTGCTCTTCTGCCAGCCCTATACCCACGAATCCCTCAAGGTAGACAAGGCGTTGCAGGCCGAAGGCATCCCCATGCTCTCCATCGAAACCGATTACTCCATGGAGGACGTGGAACAGCTCAAGACACGCATCGAGGCGTTCGTGGAGACCCTTGCATGATAGCGGGCCTGGACATAGGATCACGTTCCATCGAACTGGTCATCCTGGTAAACGGGGAGGTGGCGGAGTCGCGGAAGCTGCCCACCACCTTCGACCCCGTAGCCCAATGCTTCAGGCTGCTGGATGGATTGCACCCCACCTCCTTGGTCGGGACCGGCTACGGGCGCAATCTTATCCAGCGCCTGGAGTTGGACTGCGAGTATTCGACCATCACCGAGATCAAGGCTCACGCTCTGGGCGCGGCATATCGCTTCCCCGAGGCCAGGACCGTGCTCGACATCGGCGGGCAGGACACCAAGGCCATGTCCCTGGTGAACGGGAAGGTTTTGAAGTTCGAAATGAATGACCGCTGCGCGGCCGGAACGGGCAAATTCCTGGAATACACGGCCGGGGTCTTCCAAATCCCGGTGGAGGACTTCGGGCCCTACGCCATGAAAGGCGAGAACCCGCCGGAAATCAGTTCAATCTGCACGGTCTTCGCCGAGACCGAGGCCACCTCGCTCATGGCGCGCGGTGAGCGGCCCGAGGCTATCGCCCTCGGCCTGCACAAGGCCATCGTCAAACGCACGACCAACATGCTGCGGCGGGTGGGCCTCAATTTCCCCCTGGTCTTCACCGGCGGCGTGGCCAACAACCCGTGCGTGCTCGACCTGCTGGCCCAAAGCGTGGGTGGCGAGGTCGGCAAGGACATCCTCGTGCCGAACGACCCGGACCACATGGGCGCCCTGGGCGCGGCCCTGCACCGGCATCGCGACGGCGCTCCCGTCCGCTGACCGGACGGAATCAGAACTGCGGCACCAGCCGCCGAAGGGGACGCAGGAACTTGTCCATGCGACTGGTGGAGGGGCTCGCCACTTCACTGGCCCCGCCCGCGGTCTCGAAGGTGTAGAAGAGGTCGCGATCAATCGCGTGGGCCTCGGACAGGACAAGCTTCATGTCCTTGCGTTTGCAGACCACGAATTGGACCGTGACCG
The sequence above is drawn from the Desulfovibrio sp. Huiquan2017 genome and encodes:
- a CDS encoding double-cubane-cluster-containing anaerobic reductase, whose protein sequence is MSDNTHHAMWEKLNMDLEAHDGLLEVLGKFYGDIYLSQDNRLKGAEYLDFVLSEVHGLRIKEIQDAKATGRKVVGSFCVFVPEEITLAADAVHVGLCAGAEAGSELAEQLVPRNTCALIKSFIGFKMAKLCPYIESSDMIVGETTCDGKKKAYEAFNEIAPTYVMEVPQTKSEAAHALWRSEVIRYMKAVEELTGRTITAEKLKEGIRIVNEKRRALQRLTRLRAASPAPISGRDALLINQISFYDDPIRFTAKINELCDELEVRIAAGDGVTPSDTPRLLLSGCPMAVPNWKLPYVVESSGAVIVGEESCIGTRNSRDLVDESGDTLEAMIDAIADRYMKIDCACFTPNQERLDNITALAKDLKADGVIHYSLLFCQPYTHESLKVDKALQAEGIPMLSIETDYSMEDVEQLKTRIEAFVETLA
- a CDS encoding acyl-CoA dehydratase activase, whose product is MIAGLDIGSRSIELVILVNGEVAESRKLPTTFDPVAQCFRLLDGLHPTSLVGTGYGRNLIQRLELDCEYSTITEIKAHALGAAYRFPEARTVLDIGGQDTKAMSLVNGKVLKFEMNDRCAAGTGKFLEYTAGVFQIPVEDFGPYAMKGENPPEISSICTVFAETEATSLMARGERPEAIALGLHKAIVKRTTNMLRRVGLNFPLVFTGGVANNPCVLDLLAQSVGGEVGKDILVPNDPDHMGALGAALHRHRDGAPVR